Proteins from a genomic interval of Arachis hypogaea cultivar Tifrunner chromosome 10, arahy.Tifrunner.gnm2.J5K5, whole genome shotgun sequence:
- the LOC112716894 gene encoding probable cellulose synthase A catalytic subunit 5 [UDP-forming]: MERNLGLVAGSHNSNEFIIIRQDGDFLRDEWEGLCGEVCQLCGEEIGVTEDGDLFVACNECAFPVCRNCYHYERREGTQLCPQCKTRYKRLKGCARVEGDEEEDDIDDLENEFEQEMHVTMPPEDDETSQEHQHSALVPSYMMSKEMIGLQARAMDPSKDLAAYGYGSVAWKERMELWKQRQQRLEEAHNNHHQNHASPDDDTEFPLMDEARQPLSRKMGIPSSKMNPYRMMIIIRVVVVAFYFHYRVTHPVENAYALWLVSVICEVWFTLAWILHQFPKWFPVQRETYLDRLSLRFEKEGEGSESELSAIDIFVSTVDPQKEAPLVTANTVLSVLAVDYPADKVSCYVSDDGAAMLTFEALSQTSEFAKKWVPFCNKFNVEPRAPESYFAEKINYLQDKVHPSFVKERRAMKREYEEFRVRMNCLVAKAGKVPEEGWTMQDGTPWPGNTIRDHPGMIQVFLGKSGGHDKDGNELPRLVYVSREKRPTFNHHTKAGALNSLVRVSAVLSNAPFVLNLDYDNYINNSKAIREAMCFMMDPLLGQRVCFVQFSHRFTNNHANDDDSYHNQTAAFTDVKMKGLDGIQGPTCIGVGCVLRRQALYGYDAPRRKKGPRRTCNCWSKCCCCCGWCCMGKKKKKCNKESSHRKVHSEASIHHSALNSIQHVTPRTEGEISGPITEEKLAKKFGQSPIFIASTQLGDGEAVKHGSLASLLTEAIHVISCGYEEKTEWGKEIGWIYGSVTEDILTGFKMHCHGWKSIYCIPERAAFRVFGPRNLANYMQQVFESALGSIEIFMSKHCPLWHGYGGGLKWLERISYVNSMLSPFTSIPLLAYCTMPAVCLLTDKFIIPQLSSIAGMWFLSLFICIFTTSILEMRWSRVTIHEWWRNQQFWVMGGISAHLFALFIGLFKVLVGVNTNMILTKTTVTRDNDHDHSELFAIKWTTFLIVPTTLMMLNIIAIVAGVSHAINNGFESWGLLFGKLLFSLWVILHLYPLLRGMMHNNNRTPTIVLVWSILLASFFSVLWVKIDPFLPKSNGPILEECGLDCS; the protein is encoded by the exons atggaaagaaacttGGGCTTAGTTGCAGGTTCTCACAACAGCAATGAATTCATTATCATACGTCAAGATGGTGATTTTCTT AGGGATGAGTGGGAAGGGTTGTGTGGTGAAGTGTGCCAGCTATGTGGAGAAGAAATAGGAGTTACTGAAGATGGTGATCTCTTTGTGGCTTGCAACGAGTGTGCCTTTCCCGTTTGCAGAAACTGTTATCACTATGAACGCAGGGAAGGAACCCAACTCTGCCCACAATGCAAAACCAGATATAAGCGTCTCAagg GATGTGCGAGAGTCGAAGGTGACGAAGAAGAGGATGACATTGATGATTTAGAGAATGAATTCGAACAAGAGATGCATGTTACTATGCCTCCTgag GATGATGAAACATCTCAAGAACATCAGCATAGTGCTTTAGTTCCATCATACATGATGAGTAAAGAGATGATTGGATTGCAAGCCCGGGCCATGGATCCTTCGAAGGACCTTGCAGCTTATGGCTATGGAAGTGTTGCATGGAAAGAAAGAATGGAATTGTGGAAGCAAAGGCAACAGAGACTTGAAGAGGCTCATAATAATCATCACCAAAATCATGCTTCACCAGATGATGACACTGAATTCCCTCT AATGGACGAAGCAAGACAACCATTATCAAGAAAGATGGGAATTCCATCGAGTAAAATGAACCCATACagaatgatgataataataaggGTGGTGGTTGTTGCTTTCTACTTCCATTATCGAGTAACTCATCCAGTTGAAAATGCATATGCCTTGTGGCTTGTATCAGTCATATGTGAGGTTTGGTTCACTCTTGCTTGGATTCTTCACCAATTCCCTAAATGGTTCCCTGTCCAAAGGGAAACCTACTTGGATCGTCTTTCCTTAAG GTTTGAAAAGGAAGGAGAGGGTTCAGAATCAGAGCTTTCAGCAATTGATATATTTGTTTCAACAGTTGATCCACAAAAGGAGGCACCATTGGTGACAGCAAACACTGTTCTTTCAGTACTGGCTGTGGATTACCCTGCTGATAAGGTTTCTTGTTATGTGTCTGATGATGGAGCAGCAATGTTAACATTTGAGGCCTTATCTCAAACTTCTGAATTTGCAAAGAAATGGGTTCCTTTTTGTAACAAGTTCAATGTTGAGCCTAGAGCACCTGAATCCTATTttgctgagaaaattaattaccttcaagataaggTGCACCCTTCATTTGTCAAAGAGAGAAGAGCAATGAAG AGAGAATACGAGGAGTTTAGAGTTCGAATGAATTGTCTGGTTGCAAAAGCTGGGAAGGTTCCTGAAGAAGGTTGGACAATGCAAGATGGAACCCCATGGCCTGGCAATACTATTCGTGATCACCCCGGAATGATACAG GTTTTTCTAGGAAAAAGCGGGGGACATGACAAGGATGGTAACGAACTACCACGTTTGGTATATGTTTCAAGAGAAAAGCGACCTACTTTCAATCATCACACAAAAGCTGGTGCACTTAATTCATTG GTGAGAGTGTCTGCAGTGCTTTCCAATGCCCCTTTTGTGCTGAACTTGGACTATGATAATTACATTAACAATAGCAAGGCTATAAGAGAAGCCATGTGCTTCATGATGGATCCATTGTTAGGTCAAAGGGTTTGCTTTGTTCAATTCTCTCACAGGTTTACTAATAATCATGCTAATGATGATGACTCATATCACAACCAAACAGCTGCTTTTACTGAT GTTAAGATGAAAGGTTTGGATGGTATTCAAGGGCCTACATGCATTGGGGTAGGATGTGTGTTGAGAAGGCAAGCATTGTATGGTTATGATGctccaagaagaaagaagggTCCAAGAAGAACATGCAACTGCTGGTCAAAGTGTTGTTGCTGCTGCGGATGGTGTTGCatgggaaagaagaagaagaagtgcaacaAAGAGAGCAGCCATAGAAAAGTACATTCTGAAGCATCTATTCATCACAGTGCTCTCAACTCTATTCAACATGTAACTCCAC GAACTGAGGGTGAAATTTCGGGTCCAATAACGGAAGAGAAGTTAGCCAAAAAATTTGGACAATCTCCAATTTTCATTGCATCAACTCAATTGGGTGATGGCGAGGCAGTAAAACATGGCAGTCTCGCTTCTCTACTCACAGAAGCCATACATGTCATTAGTTGTGGCTATGAAGAGAAAACAGAATGGGGGAAAGAG ATTGGATGGATCTATGGATCAGTTACAGAAGATATATTGACAGGGTTTAAAATGCATTGCCATGGATGGAAATCTATATACTGTATTCCTGAGAGAGCTGCATTCAGAGTATTTGGTCCAAGAAACCTTGCAAATTATATGCAACAAGTGTTTGAAAGTGCCCTTGGATCCATTGAAATTTTCATGAGCAAACATTGTCCTCTTTGGCATGGATATGGTGGAGGACTCAAGTGGCTAGAGAGAATTTCTTATGTCAATTCCATGCTCTCTCCCTTCACATCAATTCCTTTGCTGGCATATTGTACTATGCCTGCTGTTTGCTTGCTTACTGACAAGTTTATTATTCCTCAG CTTAGCAGCATAGCTGGCATGTGGTTCCTGTCCCTCTTCATCtgcatcttcaccacaagcattcTAGAGATGAGATGGAGCAGAGTTACAATCCATGAATGGTGGAGAAATCAGCAATTTTGGGTCATGGGAGGAATCTCAGCTCATTTATTTGCTCTCTTCATAGGCCTATTCAAAGTCTTGGTAGGTGTAAACACAAACATGATTCTCACGAAGACGACAGTAACAAGGGATAACGATCATGACCATTCTGAATTGTTTGCAATAAAGTGGACAACATTTCTAATTGTTCCAACAACATTGATGATGTTGAACATAATTGCCATTGTGGCTGGAGTCTCACATGCAATAAACAATGGCTTTGAATCTTGGGGTCTTCTATTTGGAAAGCTCTTGTTTTCATTGTGGGTAATTCTCCACTTGTATCCATTGCTGAGAGGTATGATGCACAATAATAATAGAACTCCCACCATTGTTCTTGTTTGGTCAATCTTGCTTGCATCATTCTTCTCTGTTCTGTGGGTGAAGATAGATCCATTCTTACCCAAGTCAAATGGTCCAATTTTAGAGGAATGTGGATTGGATTGCAGTTAA
- the LOC112716896 gene encoding E3 ubiquitin protein ligase RIN2 isoform X1, translated as MALRIIAISGVSTVLSFIALHFCSEFSLYKLISDGIINLDNNNNININSNNITKIDELPFDFSTTIGLLANCFINVFILINLCLKAMFFTELYSSETRKLIERLVNYIIYKGTFLPLIVPPTVYQAGLWSTWLTVLCSLKMFQALARDRLERLNASPSVTPWTYLRVYSALLFVFFIDVFWIRFCVSVYRSDPSSLHLLLFFEPLSIAFETLQAILVHGFQFLDIWLPHSACNSSDCQMPKLFNTLTAGVLLEWKGTLIRNFGFFLDMATFLMALGHYLYIWRLHGMAFHLVDAVLFLNIRALLGAIINRIKSFHRLRIALGALNAALPDATDEELRAYDDECAICRESMAKAKRLNCNHLFHLACLRSWLDQGLTEMYTCPTCRKPLFPGRSENETSSNVGGISSDEQLVRNTNAGLDRQNSARNTMPAVLYPNHIPNSADNVPWRGAGLDSGWLHSWPNQGIDGAGPSSTTIRTVGLGRVQMMMRQLTSVGETYAQGAFEDASWGLWPINPSQASSSNPTVSVGERPSGGSGSLHRRSGSQSANDNMANILAMAETVREVLPHIPDDIIFQDLQRTNSVTVTVNNLLQM; from the exons ATGGCTTTGAGGATCATAGCAATTTCTGGGGTTTCTACAGTGTTAAGCTTTATTGCTTTGCACTTCTGCTCAGAATTTTCACTATACAAACTCATTTCTGATGGAATAATTAACttagacaataataataatattaatattaatagtaATAATATTACCAAGATTGATGAGTTGCCTTTTGATTTTTCCACCACCATTGGGTTGTTGGCGAATTGCTTCATCAATGTTTTCATTCTTATCAATCTTTGTCTCAAG GCTATGTTCTTCACGGAGTTGTATTCTTCTGAAACGCGTAAACTAATTGAACGACtcgttaattatattatttataag GGGACATTTCTACCACTGATTGTGCCACCGACAGTATATCAGGCTGGTCTTTGGTCAACATGGCTGACTGTGCTCTGTTCTTTAAAG ATGTTTCAAGCTTTGGCTAGAGATCGTTTGGAGCGGCTGAATGCATCTCCATCTGTGACACCTTGGACATATCTTCGTGTATATTCAGCATTGTTATTCGTTTTCTTCATTGATGTTTTCTG GATAAGGTTTTGTGTGTCAGTATATAGAAGCGATCCATCCTCTCTGCATCTGTTACTATTCTTTGAGCCATTAAGTATTGCTTTTGAGACCCTACAG GCCATTTTGGTGCATGGATTTCAGTTCCTTGACATATGGCTTCCTCATTCAGCTTGCAACAGCAGTGATTGCCAAATGCCTAAATTGTTTAATACACTAACAGCAg GTGTCTTACTGGAATGGAAGGGAACTCTTATTCGGAACTTCGGGTTTTTCCTCGATATGGCAACATTTTTAATGGCACTTGGCCATTACCTGTACATATGGCGTCTTCATGGGATGGCTTTTCATCTAGTAGACGCAGTGTTGTTCCTAAACATACGG GCATTGCTTGGTGCAATTATAAATCGTATAAAAAGCTTCCATAGGTTAAGGATAGCTCTAGGAGCACTTAATGCTGCTCTTCCTGATGCGACAGATGAGGAGTTAAGAGCATACGATGATGAATGCGCTATTTGTAGA GAATCCATGGCTAAGGCAAAAAGGTTAAACTGCAATCACCTTTTCCATCTTGCATGTTTGAGATCTTG GTTGGATCAAGGCCTGACTGAAATGTATACTTGTCCCACATGCCGAAAGCCTCTTTTTCCGGGCCGGTCAGAAAATGAAACAAGCTCCAATGTCGGGGGAATATCTAGTGACGAGCAACTGGTACGCAATACAAATGCAGGACTGGATCGGCAAAACTCTGCTAGAAATACCATGCCTGCAGTATTGTATCCCAATCATATACCAAACTCGGCAGACAATGTCCCTTGGAG GGGTGCAGGACTGGACTCAGGCTGGTTGCATTCTTGGCCAAATCAGGGTATTGATGGAGCTGGTCCATCATCTACAACAATCAGAACGGTTGGATTAGGAAGAGTTCAAATGATGATGAGGCAGCTAACATCTGTGGGAGAAACCTATGCCCAGGGTGCCTTTGAAGATGCTTCCTGGGGCCTCTGGCCTATTAATCCCTCCCAGGCTTCTTCTAGTAATCCTACCGTTTCTGTTGGTGAGAGGCCGTCAGGAGGATCAGGTAGCTTACATAGAAGAAGTGGTTCACAATCTGCAAATGATAATATGGCTAATATTCTTGCTATGGCCGAAACTGTTCGGGAGGTTTTACCTCATATTCCAGATGACATAATATTCCAg GACTTGCAGAGAACAAACTCTGTCACAGTTACTGTGAATAATCTTCTTCAAATGTAA
- the LOC112716896 gene encoding E3 ubiquitin protein ligase RIN2 isoform X3: protein MFFTELYSSETRKLIERLVNYIIYKGTFLPLIVPPTVYQAGLWSTWLTVLCSLKMFQALARDRLERLNASPSVTPWTYLRVYSALLFVFFIDVFWIRFCVSVYRSDPSSLHLLLFFEPLSIAFETLQAILVHGFQFLDIWLPHSACNSSDCQMPKLFNTLTAGVLLEWKGTLIRNFGFFLDMATFLMALGHYLYIWRLHGMAFHLVDAVLFLNIRALLGAIINRIKSFHRLRIALGALNAALPDATDEELRAYDDECAICRESMAKAKRLNCNHLFHLACLRSWLDQGLTEMYTCPTCRKPLFPGRSENETSSNVGGISSDEQLVRNTNAGLDRQNSARNTMPAVLYPNHIPNSADNVPWRGAGLDSGWLHSWPNQGIDGAGPSSTTIRTVGLGRVQMMMRQLTSVGETYAQGAFEDASWGLWPINPSQASSSNPTVSVGERPSGGSGSLHRRSGSQSANDNMANILAMAETVREVLPHIPDDIIFQDLQRTNSVTVTVNNLLQM from the exons ATGTTCTTCACGGAGTTGTATTCTTCTGAAACGCGTAAACTAATTGAACGACtcgttaattatattatttataag GGGACATTTCTACCACTGATTGTGCCACCGACAGTATATCAGGCTGGTCTTTGGTCAACATGGCTGACTGTGCTCTGTTCTTTAAAG ATGTTTCAAGCTTTGGCTAGAGATCGTTTGGAGCGGCTGAATGCATCTCCATCTGTGACACCTTGGACATATCTTCGTGTATATTCAGCATTGTTATTCGTTTTCTTCATTGATGTTTTCTG GATAAGGTTTTGTGTGTCAGTATATAGAAGCGATCCATCCTCTCTGCATCTGTTACTATTCTTTGAGCCATTAAGTATTGCTTTTGAGACCCTACAG GCCATTTTGGTGCATGGATTTCAGTTCCTTGACATATGGCTTCCTCATTCAGCTTGCAACAGCAGTGATTGCCAAATGCCTAAATTGTTTAATACACTAACAGCAg GTGTCTTACTGGAATGGAAGGGAACTCTTATTCGGAACTTCGGGTTTTTCCTCGATATGGCAACATTTTTAATGGCACTTGGCCATTACCTGTACATATGGCGTCTTCATGGGATGGCTTTTCATCTAGTAGACGCAGTGTTGTTCCTAAACATACGG GCATTGCTTGGTGCAATTATAAATCGTATAAAAAGCTTCCATAGGTTAAGGATAGCTCTAGGAGCACTTAATGCTGCTCTTCCTGATGCGACAGATGAGGAGTTAAGAGCATACGATGATGAATGCGCTATTTGTAGA GAATCCATGGCTAAGGCAAAAAGGTTAAACTGCAATCACCTTTTCCATCTTGCATGTTTGAGATCTTG GTTGGATCAAGGCCTGACTGAAATGTATACTTGTCCCACATGCCGAAAGCCTCTTTTTCCGGGCCGGTCAGAAAATGAAACAAGCTCCAATGTCGGGGGAATATCTAGTGACGAGCAACTGGTACGCAATACAAATGCAGGACTGGATCGGCAAAACTCTGCTAGAAATACCATGCCTGCAGTATTGTATCCCAATCATATACCAAACTCGGCAGACAATGTCCCTTGGAG GGGTGCAGGACTGGACTCAGGCTGGTTGCATTCTTGGCCAAATCAGGGTATTGATGGAGCTGGTCCATCATCTACAACAATCAGAACGGTTGGATTAGGAAGAGTTCAAATGATGATGAGGCAGCTAACATCTGTGGGAGAAACCTATGCCCAGGGTGCCTTTGAAGATGCTTCCTGGGGCCTCTGGCCTATTAATCCCTCCCAGGCTTCTTCTAGTAATCCTACCGTTTCTGTTGGTGAGAGGCCGTCAGGAGGATCAGGTAGCTTACATAGAAGAAGTGGTTCACAATCTGCAAATGATAATATGGCTAATATTCTTGCTATGGCCGAAACTGTTCGGGAGGTTTTACCTCATATTCCAGATGACATAATATTCCAg GACTTGCAGAGAACAAACTCTGTCACAGTTACTGTGAATAATCTTCTTCAAATGTAA
- the LOC112716896 gene encoding E3 ubiquitin protein ligase RIN2 isoform X2, which yields MAMFFTELYSSETRKLIERLVNYIIYKGTFLPLIVPPTVYQAGLWSTWLTVLCSLKMFQALARDRLERLNASPSVTPWTYLRVYSALLFVFFIDVFWIRFCVSVYRSDPSSLHLLLFFEPLSIAFETLQAILVHGFQFLDIWLPHSACNSSDCQMPKLFNTLTAGVLLEWKGTLIRNFGFFLDMATFLMALGHYLYIWRLHGMAFHLVDAVLFLNIRALLGAIINRIKSFHRLRIALGALNAALPDATDEELRAYDDECAICRESMAKAKRLNCNHLFHLACLRSWLDQGLTEMYTCPTCRKPLFPGRSENETSSNVGGISSDEQLVRNTNAGLDRQNSARNTMPAVLYPNHIPNSADNVPWRGAGLDSGWLHSWPNQGIDGAGPSSTTIRTVGLGRVQMMMRQLTSVGETYAQGAFEDASWGLWPINPSQASSSNPTVSVGERPSGGSGSLHRRSGSQSANDNMANILAMAETVREVLPHIPDDIIFQDLQRTNSVTVTVNNLLQM from the exons ATG GCTATGTTCTTCACGGAGTTGTATTCTTCTGAAACGCGTAAACTAATTGAACGACtcgttaattatattatttataag GGGACATTTCTACCACTGATTGTGCCACCGACAGTATATCAGGCTGGTCTTTGGTCAACATGGCTGACTGTGCTCTGTTCTTTAAAG ATGTTTCAAGCTTTGGCTAGAGATCGTTTGGAGCGGCTGAATGCATCTCCATCTGTGACACCTTGGACATATCTTCGTGTATATTCAGCATTGTTATTCGTTTTCTTCATTGATGTTTTCTG GATAAGGTTTTGTGTGTCAGTATATAGAAGCGATCCATCCTCTCTGCATCTGTTACTATTCTTTGAGCCATTAAGTATTGCTTTTGAGACCCTACAG GCCATTTTGGTGCATGGATTTCAGTTCCTTGACATATGGCTTCCTCATTCAGCTTGCAACAGCAGTGATTGCCAAATGCCTAAATTGTTTAATACACTAACAGCAg GTGTCTTACTGGAATGGAAGGGAACTCTTATTCGGAACTTCGGGTTTTTCCTCGATATGGCAACATTTTTAATGGCACTTGGCCATTACCTGTACATATGGCGTCTTCATGGGATGGCTTTTCATCTAGTAGACGCAGTGTTGTTCCTAAACATACGG GCATTGCTTGGTGCAATTATAAATCGTATAAAAAGCTTCCATAGGTTAAGGATAGCTCTAGGAGCACTTAATGCTGCTCTTCCTGATGCGACAGATGAGGAGTTAAGAGCATACGATGATGAATGCGCTATTTGTAGA GAATCCATGGCTAAGGCAAAAAGGTTAAACTGCAATCACCTTTTCCATCTTGCATGTTTGAGATCTTG GTTGGATCAAGGCCTGACTGAAATGTATACTTGTCCCACATGCCGAAAGCCTCTTTTTCCGGGCCGGTCAGAAAATGAAACAAGCTCCAATGTCGGGGGAATATCTAGTGACGAGCAACTGGTACGCAATACAAATGCAGGACTGGATCGGCAAAACTCTGCTAGAAATACCATGCCTGCAGTATTGTATCCCAATCATATACCAAACTCGGCAGACAATGTCCCTTGGAG GGGTGCAGGACTGGACTCAGGCTGGTTGCATTCTTGGCCAAATCAGGGTATTGATGGAGCTGGTCCATCATCTACAACAATCAGAACGGTTGGATTAGGAAGAGTTCAAATGATGATGAGGCAGCTAACATCTGTGGGAGAAACCTATGCCCAGGGTGCCTTTGAAGATGCTTCCTGGGGCCTCTGGCCTATTAATCCCTCCCAGGCTTCTTCTAGTAATCCTACCGTTTCTGTTGGTGAGAGGCCGTCAGGAGGATCAGGTAGCTTACATAGAAGAAGTGGTTCACAATCTGCAAATGATAATATGGCTAATATTCTTGCTATGGCCGAAACTGTTCGGGAGGTTTTACCTCATATTCCAGATGACATAATATTCCAg GACTTGCAGAGAACAAACTCTGTCACAGTTACTGTGAATAATCTTCTTCAAATGTAA